A window of the Narcine bancroftii isolate sNarBan1 chromosome 4, sNarBan1.hap1, whole genome shotgun sequence genome harbors these coding sequences:
- the LOC138762363 gene encoding uncharacterized PE-PGRS family protein PE_PGRS46-like, protein MSGIGDVGGEVSGIGDVGGEVSGISDVGGEVSGIGDIGGEVSGIGDIGGEVPGIGDVAGEVSGIGDVWGEESGFGNVGGEVSGIGDVGGEMSGIGDVGGEVSGIGNVGGEVSGIGDIGGEVSGIGDVGGEVSGIGDVGGEVSGIGDIEGEESGIGDVGGEVSGIGDVGGEVSGIGDVGGEVSGIGDVGGEVSGIGDVGGEVSGIGDS, encoded by the coding sequence ATGTCTGGGATTGGCGACGTTGGGGGAGAAGTGTCTGGGATTGGCGACGTTGGGGGAGAAGTGTCTGGGATTAGCGACGTTGGGGGAGAAGTGTCTGGGATTGGTGACATTGGGGGAGAAGTGTCTGGGATTGGCGACATTGGGGGAGAAGTGCCTGGGATTGGCGACGTTGCAGGAGAAGTGTCTGGGATTGGCGATGTTTGGGGAGAAGAGTCTGGGTTTGGCAACGTTGGAGGAGAAGTGTCTGGGATTGGTGACGTTGGGGGAGAAATGTCTGGGATTGGTGACGTTGGGGGAGAAGTGTCTGGGATTGGCAACGTTGGGGGAGAAGTGTCTGGGATTGGCGACATTGGGGGTGAAGTGTCTGGGATTGGCGACGTTGGAGGTGAAGTGTCTGGGATTGGCGACGTTGGGGGAGAAGTGTCTGGgattggtgacattgagggagaagagtctGGGATTGGCGACGTTGGAGGCGAAGTGTCTGGGATTGGTGACGTTGGAGGAGAAGTGTCTGGAATTGGCGACGTTGGAGGCGAAGTGTCTGGGATTGGTGACGTTGGAGGCGAAGTGTCTGGGATTGGCGACGTTGGAGGAGAAGTGTCTGGAATTGGCGAtagctga